A genomic segment from Dermacentor silvarum isolate Dsil-2018 chromosome 11, BIME_Dsil_1.4, whole genome shotgun sequence encodes:
- the LOC119432919 gene encoding putative hydroxypyruvate isomerase isoform X6 — protein MCCLFRWNRSLLTALNSTASGRLRTARCFSTGLALKMPLKFAANISTMFTQAPLLTRYRVAQSLGFKAVECQFPYDVGVDNIRSERETCGLEQVLINSYPGDLTKGEMGFAAKPGCESEFLSSLETTIKYAKALNCKKVHIMAGITGTDCSSVIEETYLTNLRKAAELLEKEGIVGVIEPLCKQVKAGYFLSNYEQAARYVTQLNHKNLRLLLDIFHLQMSSGNLTNTITSVYPLVGHIQVSQAPRRDELNAPGEINYKYILHLFEELGYTDWIGLEYKPSGQSGDGISWIKEYGYDL, from the exons ATGT GCTGCCTTTTCAGGTGGAATCGATCTCTCCTGACTGCTCTCAACAGCACGGCGAGCGGAAGACTGCGTACAGCTAG GTGTTTCTCCACCGGTTTGGCCTTAAAGATGCCGCTGAAGTTCGCTGCCAACATCTCGACCATGTTCACACAGGCTCCTCTGCTGACGCGCTACCGCGTGGCGCAGTCGCTCGGGTTCAAAGCCGTCGAATGCCAATTTCCCTACGACGTCGGCGTCGACAACATCCGTAGTGAAAGAGAGACCTGCGGTCTGGAGCAGGTGCTCATTAACTCATATCCAG GTGACCTGACTAAAGGTGAAATGGGCTTCGCTGCAAAGCCAGGTTGTGAATCCGAATTCCTCAGCAGCTTGGAGACTACGATAAAATACGCCAAGGCCTTGAACTGCAAGAA ggtaCATATCATGGCAGGAATCACGGGCACAGATTGTAGCAGTGTTATAGAGGAAACATACCTCACGAACTTGAGGAAAGCTGCAGAATTACTTGAAAAG GAAGGAATTGTAGGTGTTATAGAGCCCTTGTGCAAGCAAGTTAAAGCAGGATATTTTCTCAGTAACTATGAACAAG CTGCACGTTATGTCACACAGCTAAACCACAAGAACTTGCGGCTACTCCTG gacataTTTCACCTTCAGATGAGCTCAGGCAATTTGACCAACACTATCACAAGTGTGTACCCACTTGTAG gtCACATACAAGTTTCTCAGGCTCCACGTAGGGATGAGCTTAATGCACCCGGTGAAATAAATTATAAATATATCCTCCACCTATTTGAAGAGCTTGGCTACACTGACTGGATAGGCCTTGAGTACAAGCCATCTG gaCAAAGCGGTGATGGAATTTCATGGATAAAAGAATATGGCTATGACCTTTGA
- the LOC119432918 gene encoding isocitrate dehydrogenase [NAD] subunit gamma, mitochondrial, which translates to MSGCRLLPPSYVCRRLLLGVRAGSNARSSDPASRTGARRTLKSMYGGRYLVTMLPGHGIGPEMMSHVESVFTRANVPVDFERIEVDDTPESLESALLSIRRNGVALKGNVETENPLNVEPRNLALRNGLQLDVNVVHCRNHPGIRTRHKDIDIVVIRQNTEGEYSRLEHASAPGVVESLKIITRQKSTEIARYAFNYARAHKRKKVTVVHKANIMKLSDGLFLQSCLDVASEYPDVAVEDMIIDNCCMQLVRRPSQFDVMLVPNLYGNILVNMACGLTGGPGITSGRNYGREYAVFETATRNTGSYLVGKNLANPAASFFAAVDMLKHLGLRDHAYLIKDAVEKTLNEDRVHTQDLGGMATTRDVVDNVLQEVSRHTTVPLDNRPHFEEAQRTHA; encoded by the exons ATGTCCGGCTGCCGTCTGCTCCCGCCTTCCTACGTCTGCCGTCGTCTGCTGTTGGGTGTCCGAGCCGGGTCCAATGCGAGGTCCTCGGACCCCGCTTCCAGGACCGGCGCCAGGCGGACTCTCAAGTCCATGTACGGCGGCCGGTACCTGGTCACCATGCTACCGGGTCACGGTATCGGGCCCGAGATGATGTCGCACGTGGAGAGCGTGTTCACGCGGGCCAACGTTCCGGTCGACTTCGAGCGCATCGAGGTCGACGACACGCCGGAGTCCCTGGAGAGCGCGCTTCTGTCCATACGACGCAACGGCGTTGCCCTCAAGGGCAACGTTGAGACGGAGAACCCGCTGAACGTGGAACCGCGCAACCTGGCGCTCCGGAACGGACTGCAGCTGGACGTGAACGTCGTGCACTGTCGCAACCACCCGGGAATCCGCACCAGGCATAAGGACATTGACATTGTGGTCATTCGGCAGAACACCGAAG GCGAGTACAGCCGGCTGGAGCACGCCAGCGCGCCGGGCGTGGTGGAGAGCCTGAAGATCATCACGCGCCAGAAGTCCACCGAGATCGCTCGCTACGCCTTCAACtacgcgcgcgcgcacaagcGCAAGAAGGTCACCGTGGTGCACAAGGCGAACATCATGAAGCTCTCGGACGGCCTCTTCCTGCAGAGCTGCCTGGACGTGGCCAGCGAGTACCCGGACGTCGCCGTCGAGGACATGATCATCGACAACTGCTGCATGCAGCTGGTGCGACGACCCTCCCAG TTCGACGTCATGCTCGTGCCAAACCTGTACGGCAACATCCTGGTCAACATGGCGTGCGGCCTCACCGGCGGACCCGGTATCACGTCCGGCCGGAACTACGGCCGCGAGTACGCGGTCTTCGAGACGGCCACTAGGAACACCGGAAGTTACCTGGTGGGCAAGAACCTGGCCAACCCCGCGGCGAGCTTTTTCGCCGCGGTGGACATGCTGAAGCACTTGGGGCTGCGTGACCACGCCTACCTGATCAAGGACGCCGTCGAGAAGACGCTCAACGAGGACCGCGTCCACACCCAGGACCTGGGAGGCATGGCGACCACGAGGGACGTGGTGGACAACGTGCTGCAGGAAGTGTCGCGACACACGACGGTGCCGCTGGACAACAGGCCGCACTTCGAGGAGGCGCAGCGCACACACGCGTGA
- the LOC119432919 gene encoding putative hydroxypyruvate isomerase isoform X2 has product MRLGCLFRWNRSLLTALNSTASGRLRTARCFSTGLALKMPLKFAANISTMFTQAPLLTRYRVAQSLGFKAVECQFPYDVGVDNIRSERETCGLEQVLINSYPGDLTKGEMGFAAKPGCESEFLSSLETTIKYAKALNCKKVHIMAGITGTDCSSVIEETYLTNLRKAAELLEKEGIVGVIEPLCKQVKAGYFLSNYEQAARYVTQLNHKNLRLLLDIFHLQMSSGNLTNTITSVYPLVGHIQVSQAPRRDELNAPGEINYKYILHLFEELGYTDWIGLEYKPSGQSGDGISWIKEYGYDL; this is encoded by the exons ATGCGCTTAGGCTGCCTTTTCAGGTGGAATCGATCTCTCCTGACTGCTCTCAACAGCACGGCGAGCGGAAGACTGCGTACAGCTAG GTGTTTCTCCACCGGTTTGGCCTTAAAGATGCCGCTGAAGTTCGCTGCCAACATCTCGACCATGTTCACACAGGCTCCTCTGCTGACGCGCTACCGCGTGGCGCAGTCGCTCGGGTTCAAAGCCGTCGAATGCCAATTTCCCTACGACGTCGGCGTCGACAACATCCGTAGTGAAAGAGAGACCTGCGGTCTGGAGCAGGTGCTCATTAACTCATATCCAG GTGACCTGACTAAAGGTGAAATGGGCTTCGCTGCAAAGCCAGGTTGTGAATCCGAATTCCTCAGCAGCTTGGAGACTACGATAAAATACGCCAAGGCCTTGAACTGCAAGAA ggtaCATATCATGGCAGGAATCACGGGCACAGATTGTAGCAGTGTTATAGAGGAAACATACCTCACGAACTTGAGGAAAGCTGCAGAATTACTTGAAAAG GAAGGAATTGTAGGTGTTATAGAGCCCTTGTGCAAGCAAGTTAAAGCAGGATATTTTCTCAGTAACTATGAACAAG CTGCACGTTATGTCACACAGCTAAACCACAAGAACTTGCGGCTACTCCTG gacataTTTCACCTTCAGATGAGCTCAGGCAATTTGACCAACACTATCACAAGTGTGTACCCACTTGTAG gtCACATACAAGTTTCTCAGGCTCCACGTAGGGATGAGCTTAATGCACCCGGTGAAATAAATTATAAATATATCCTCCACCTATTTGAAGAGCTTGGCTACACTGACTGGATAGGCCTTGAGTACAAGCCATCTG gaCAAAGCGGTGATGGAATTTCATGGATAAAAGAATATGGCTATGACCTTTGA